Proteins from one Panicum virgatum strain AP13 chromosome 7K, P.virgatum_v5, whole genome shotgun sequence genomic window:
- the LOC120642835 gene encoding inactive poly [ADP-ribose] polymerase RCD1-like isoform X1, which yields MASPRESNSQCLKRKLVEDCLSKECKSRRIKAENGPSFDLSAKRCNCCCIRPNLANDCVNFLKSGVPKRIMYYKQGSWHNFPEQIMKFLIEEFSGNKSSVVSVMDDDPVLIDFLSMTMVNLKSRKQRSVAWIDDTSKCFSPSLFFDEEIDDMVKGDAANAQGTVQGIMLDKAVNSPPEVVKQVVVESSLPASQKPSNADILRKKIISVERGSKDFLFVQDLFLSGMAPFATPKNILRVYRYSPNDITAQCRLQAFERQIVSTKEKRGDANVRYGWLGSRKNDIVRILINGLGITGNPAEKSDLSAGVYLSPENRTFTSVGLCDVDEKGVQYILLCQVILGNTEAVEPGSQELFPSSNIYDSGVDDCLNPKCYVMWPSHLSTHMRLEYLVSFKLSPDVRSYLLHLKGMWFRPSQKEVAVDISTLRAASCEIGEGPTTPWISFKVLFGLVQDNISSIARELLFHHYEELKESKITREEMVRKMMIIVGKEILLEALDKLHYCPSLWYKSSVKAVSSDPATPTAAEQLSLKETSRDTLIGNHADSHAPNSMAEHSGALSAEGCGALPTDIVPKGHDCPTPCAVPKISSSASAKCPVSQGLESKGNPRQVISLGNSATRFARYQDPIVTRMPPISRDGLLGTTSKISASLGMEVCSSVTPTTGPPSCASPAPTNTSKSPGILTPVFSPSPKGCESVAPTLALRNSKGAGSKCLDSAPAPMTSGGQEFLSLSIASQRTVPHSGKGPDSSTSAARPPLYVPGRRHSPSVSAGPCDSLTLSMTAKGHDPSASRAETKRHESLTAAITPESHRPQAMDEATKIQNAPKPITGEPKDHAAQNKLPRAGLEGSSHAVCAADTPVALSTPQEKGKR from the exons ATGGCATCTCCGAGAGAATCGAACTCCCAGTGCTTGAAGCGCAAACTTGTCGAAGATTGCCTGTCGAAGGAGTGTAAATCTCGTCGCATCAAAGCAGAGAATGGCCCCTCATTTGATTTATCTGCCAAGCGCTGCAACTGCTGCTGCATACGACCTAACCTTGCCAATGATTGTGTCAATTTCCTGAAGAGTGGAGTGCCAAAGCGTATCATGTATTACAAACAAGGTTCTTGGCACAATTTTCCTGAGCAAATAATGAAGTTCCTGATTGAAGAATTCAGTGGCAATAAATCAAGTGTTGTTTCCGTGATGGATGATGATCCTGTTCTAATTGATTTCTTGTCAATGACCATGGTAAATCTAAAATCCAGAAAGCAGAGATCTGTTGCCTGGATCGATGATACTAGCAAATGTTTTTCtccttctctcttctttgaTGAGGAAATTGATGATATGGTCAAAGGGGATGCTGCTAATGCTCAGGGCACTGTACAGGGAATTATGTTGGATAAGGCTGTGAATTCTCCACCTGAAGTGGTGAAGCAGGTTGTTGTTGAATCTAGCCTTCCAGCTTCTCAAAAACCTTCCAATGCGGACATATTAcgcaagaagatcatatctgtcGAAAGAGGCAGCAAAGACTTTCTATTTGTCCAGGACCTTTTCCTCTCTGGTATGGCCCCATTTGCAACACCAAAGAATATACTTCGTGTCTACCGCTACTCTCCGAATGATATAACTGCACAGTGTAGACTTCAAGCTTTTGAAAGACAGATAGTGTCCACCAAAGAAAAACGTGGTGACGCAAATGTAAGATATGGATGGCTAGGATCGAGGAAGAATGACATAGTCAGGATTCTGATTAATGGTTTGGGTATCACTGGAAACCCTGCTGAAAAGTCAGATTTGAGTGCTGGTGTTTATCTTTCACCAGAAAACCGAACATTTACCAG TGTCGGTCTTTGTGATGTTGACGAAAAAGGAGTGCAGTATATATTGCTGTGCCAAGTGATATTGGGCAACACGGAAGCTGTGGAGCCTGGATCTCAGGAATTGTTTCCAAGCAGCAATATATATGATTCTGGTGTCGATGATTGTCTAAACCCAAAGTGTTACGTGATGTGGCCATCACATCTAAGCACTCACATGCGTTTAGAATATCTTGTTAGTTTCAAGCTTTCCCCGGACGTTCGAA GTTATTTACTTCACTTGAAAGGAATGTGGTTTCGCCCATCTCAAAAGGAAGTTGCAGTGGATATTTCTACTCTTCGAGCT GCTTCATGCGAAATAGGTGAAGGACCAACTACCCCATGGATATCATTCAAAGTCCTGTTCGGATTAGTTCAAGACAATATATCATCCATAGCAAGGGAACTGCTCTTCCATCATTATGAGGAGCTGAAG GAAAGTAAAATAACTCGTGAAGAAATGGTGAGGAAGATGATGATAATAGTTGGAAAGGAAATACTTTTGGAAGCCTTGGATAAACTTCATTACTGT CCATCACTATGGTACAAGTCTTCTGTTAAAGCTGTGTCTAGTGATCCTGCAACACCAACTGCAGCAGAGCAGTTATCCTTGAAAGAGACAAGCAGGGATACTCTTATTGGTAACCATGCTGATTCACATGCACCAAATTCTATGGCTGAACATTCCGGTGCTCTTAGCGCCGAAGGATGTGGTGCCCTTCCTACTGATATAGTGCCCAAAGGCCATGACTGCCCAACACCATGTGCTGTGCCAAAAATATCTAGTTCTGCTTCTGCCAAATGCCCAGTTTCTCAAGGGCTGGAATCCAAAGGCAATCCTAGACAAGTAATATCACTGGGAAACTCTGCAACCCGATTTGCGAGGTATCAAGATCCTATTGTAACAAGAATGCCACCTATAAGTCGTGATGGTCTTTTGGGGACGACTTCTAAAATTTCTGCATCTCTTGGCATGGAAGTTTGCAGTTCTGTTACACCAACCACAGGCCCTCCTAGTTGTGCTTCTCCAGCACCAACTAATACTTCGAAGAGCCCTGGGATTTTGACTCCAGTTTTTTCTCCTAGTCCTAAGGGCTGTGAATCTGTTGCGCCAACATTGGCACTTAGAAACTCAAAAGGTGCAGGTTCCAAATGCCTCGATTCTGCACCAGCACCAATGACATCTGGAGGTCAGGAATTTCTTTCATTGAGTATTGCATCACAACGCACCGTCCCTCATTCGGGGAAAGGTCCAGACAGTTCAACATCGGCTGCCAGACCTCCACTCTACGTACCTG GGCGTCGACATTCACCATCTGTGAGCGCCGGCCCCTGTGATTCTCTCACACTGAGTATGACAGCAAAAGGCCATGATCCTTCGGCATCGAGAGCAGAGACAAAGCGCCATGAATCTCTCACAGCTGCTATTACGCCAGAAAGCCATCGCCCTCAAGCCATGGATGAAGCCACCAAGAttcaaaatgctcccaaaccaA TAACTGGGGAGCCGAAAGACCATGCTGCACAGAATAAGCTACCTCGGGCAGGCCTTGAAGGCAGCAGCCATGCCGTTTGTGCAGCTGATACCCCCGTCGCCCTATCAACTCCGCAGGAGAAGGGCAAGCGTTAG
- the LOC120642835 gene encoding inactive poly [ADP-ribose] polymerase RCD1-like isoform X2: MASPRESNSQCLKRKLVEDCLSKECKSRRIKAENGPSFDLSAKRCNCCCIRPNLANDCVNFLKSGVPKRIMYYKQGSWHNFPEQIMKFLIEEFSGNKSSVVSVMDDDPVLIDFLSMTMVNLKSRKQRSVAWIDDTSKCFSPSLFFDEEIDDMVKGDAANAQGTVQGIMLDKAVNSPPEVVKQVVVESSLPASQKPSNADILRKKIISVERGSKDFLFVQDLFLSGMAPFATPKNILRVYRYSPNDITAQCRLQAFERQIVSTKEKRGDANVRYGWLGSRKNDIVRILINGLGITGNPAEKSDLSAGVYLSPENRTFTSVGLCDVDEKGVQYILLCQVILGNTEAVEPGSQELFPSSNIYDSGVDDCLNPKCYVMWPSHLSTHMRLEYLVSFKLSPDVRSYLLHLKGMWFRPSQKEVAVDISTLRAASCEIGEGPTTPWISFKVLFGLVQDNISSIARELLFHHYEELKESKITREEMVRKMMIIVGKEILLEALDKLHYCPSLWYKSSVKAVSSDPATPTAAEQLSLKETSRDTLIGNHADSHAPNSMAEHSGALSAEGCGALPTDIVPKGHDCPTPCAVPKISSSASAKCPVSQGLESKGNPRQVISLGNSATRFASLQFCYTNHRPS; the protein is encoded by the exons ATGGCATCTCCGAGAGAATCGAACTCCCAGTGCTTGAAGCGCAAACTTGTCGAAGATTGCCTGTCGAAGGAGTGTAAATCTCGTCGCATCAAAGCAGAGAATGGCCCCTCATTTGATTTATCTGCCAAGCGCTGCAACTGCTGCTGCATACGACCTAACCTTGCCAATGATTGTGTCAATTTCCTGAAGAGTGGAGTGCCAAAGCGTATCATGTATTACAAACAAGGTTCTTGGCACAATTTTCCTGAGCAAATAATGAAGTTCCTGATTGAAGAATTCAGTGGCAATAAATCAAGTGTTGTTTCCGTGATGGATGATGATCCTGTTCTAATTGATTTCTTGTCAATGACCATGGTAAATCTAAAATCCAGAAAGCAGAGATCTGTTGCCTGGATCGATGATACTAGCAAATGTTTTTCtccttctctcttctttgaTGAGGAAATTGATGATATGGTCAAAGGGGATGCTGCTAATGCTCAGGGCACTGTACAGGGAATTATGTTGGATAAGGCTGTGAATTCTCCACCTGAAGTGGTGAAGCAGGTTGTTGTTGAATCTAGCCTTCCAGCTTCTCAAAAACCTTCCAATGCGGACATATTAcgcaagaagatcatatctgtcGAAAGAGGCAGCAAAGACTTTCTATTTGTCCAGGACCTTTTCCTCTCTGGTATGGCCCCATTTGCAACACCAAAGAATATACTTCGTGTCTACCGCTACTCTCCGAATGATATAACTGCACAGTGTAGACTTCAAGCTTTTGAAAGACAGATAGTGTCCACCAAAGAAAAACGTGGTGACGCAAATGTAAGATATGGATGGCTAGGATCGAGGAAGAATGACATAGTCAGGATTCTGATTAATGGTTTGGGTATCACTGGAAACCCTGCTGAAAAGTCAGATTTGAGTGCTGGTGTTTATCTTTCACCAGAAAACCGAACATTTACCAG TGTCGGTCTTTGTGATGTTGACGAAAAAGGAGTGCAGTATATATTGCTGTGCCAAGTGATATTGGGCAACACGGAAGCTGTGGAGCCTGGATCTCAGGAATTGTTTCCAAGCAGCAATATATATGATTCTGGTGTCGATGATTGTCTAAACCCAAAGTGTTACGTGATGTGGCCATCACATCTAAGCACTCACATGCGTTTAGAATATCTTGTTAGTTTCAAGCTTTCCCCGGACGTTCGAA GTTATTTACTTCACTTGAAAGGAATGTGGTTTCGCCCATCTCAAAAGGAAGTTGCAGTGGATATTTCTACTCTTCGAGCT GCTTCATGCGAAATAGGTGAAGGACCAACTACCCCATGGATATCATTCAAAGTCCTGTTCGGATTAGTTCAAGACAATATATCATCCATAGCAAGGGAACTGCTCTTCCATCATTATGAGGAGCTGAAG GAAAGTAAAATAACTCGTGAAGAAATGGTGAGGAAGATGATGATAATAGTTGGAAAGGAAATACTTTTGGAAGCCTTGGATAAACTTCATTACTGT CCATCACTATGGTACAAGTCTTCTGTTAAAGCTGTGTCTAGTGATCCTGCAACACCAACTGCAGCAGAGCAGTTATCCTTGAAAGAGACAAGCAGGGATACTCTTATTGGTAACCATGCTGATTCACATGCACCAAATTCTATGGCTGAACATTCCGGTGCTCTTAGCGCCGAAGGATGTGGTGCCCTTCCTACTGATATAGTGCCCAAAGGCCATGACTGCCCAACACCATGTGCTGTGCCAAAAATATCTAGTTCTGCTTCTGCCAAATGCCCAGTTTCTCAAGGGCTGGAATCCAAAGGCAATCCTAGACAAGTAATATCACTGGGAAACTCTGCAACCCGATTTGCGAG TTTGCAGTTCTGTTACACCAACCACAGGCCCTCCTAG
- the LOC120642836 gene encoding uncharacterized protein LOC120642836, which produces MDKTASVVLDIEGLPQPPDKCCSGSPKMTRALSRKGSNRIERRGGDEQEQEDLAKKLSIKVVPSQLEQPLVQNKAMVAPHCTPCTPVLIDSGEGRNKRFNRFTAINPRRILLFFATLSSVGTTILIYFTLGINSKAEA; this is translated from the exons ATGGACAAAACTGCCAGTGTTGTATTGGATATTGAGGGCCTGCCTCAACCACCTGATAAATGCTGCTCTGGAAGTCCAAAAATGACG AGAGCCTTATCGCGTAAGGGTTCAAATCGCATCGAGAGGAGGGGTGGTGACGAGCAGGAACAAGAGGATTTGGCAAAAAAACTTAGCATCAAAG TTGTGCCATCTCAACTGGAGCAGCCCCTGGTTCAGAACAAGGCAATGGTTGCTCCACACTGTACTCCCTGCACACCTGTTCTTATCGATTCGGGGGAAGGAAGGAACAAAAGATTTAACCGGTTCACAGCTATCAACCCTCGGAGAATTCTTCTCTTCTTTGCAACGCT GTCGAGCGTGGGGACGACGATACTGATATACTTCACGCTGGGGATCAACAGCAAAGCGGAGGCGTAG